In a genomic window of Muntiacus reevesi chromosome 1, mMunRee1.1, whole genome shotgun sequence:
- the LOC136165701 gene encoding olfactory receptor 1I1-like: MEPENQTAVSEFLLLGLSEKPEHQIFLFGLFLPMYLVIIFGNLLIILAIITDSHLHTPMYFFLCNLSLTDIFFSSTTVPKMLVNLWTQSKVIPFAGCLAQMYAFHLFGTMDSFLLAMMAIDRFMAIVHPLHYLAIMSPRVCGLLVVGSWLITNLQSIVHTSLMAQLTFCTGSEIPHFFCDLMPLLKLSCSDTHTSELVIFAFGIIMGISPLTCILLSYISIFWAVFKIPSAQGKWKAFSTCGSHLTVVTLFYGTIFAVYLQPASPTSSQKDKAAALMCGVVIPMFNPFIYSLRNKNMKTALRKLFSKAATSQS, translated from the coding sequence ATGGAACCAGAAAACCAAACAGCAGTCTCAGaattcctcctcctgggactCTCAGAAAAGCCAGAGCATCAGATCTTCCTCTTTGGGCTGTTCCTGCCCATGTACCTGGTCATCATctttggaaacctgctcatcattCTGGCCATCATCACAGACTCACACCTCCAtacacccatgtacttcttcctctgtaACCTGTCCCTCACTGACATCTTCTTCTCTTCCACCACTGTCCCCAAGATGCTGGTGAACCTGTGGACTCAGAGCAAAGTCATCCCCTTCGCAGGCTGTCTTGCCCAGATGTATGCCTTCCACCTGTTTGGGACCATGGACAGCTTCCTCCTGGCCATGATGGCCATTGATCGGTTCATGGCCATTGTCCACCCTCTGCACTACTTGGCCATCATGAGTCCCCGTGTGTGTGGGCTGCTGGTGGTGGGGTCATGGCTGATCACCAACCTCCAGTCCATTGTCCACACCAGCCTCATGGCTCAGCTGACCTTCTGCACTGGCTCTGAAATCCcccacttcttctgtgacctcATGCCCCTGCTGAAGCTCTCCtgctcagacacacacaccagcGAGCTGGTGATCTTTGCTTTCGGCATCATCATGGGCATCAGCCCTCTCACATGCATCCTCCTCTCTTATATCTCCATTTTCTGGGCAGTCTTCAAGATCCCTTCTGCTCAGGGCAAATGGAAAGCCTTCTCCACTTGTGGCTCACACCTCACTGTGGTCACTCTATTCTATGGCACCATCTTTGCCGTGTACCTGCAGCcagcatctcccacctcctcGCAGAAGGACAAGGCAGCTGCCTTGATGTGTGGGGTGGTCATCCCCATGTTCAACCCCTTTATCTACAGCCTAAGGAACAAGAACATGAAGACAGCTCTGAGGAAACTATTCAGCAAAGCAGCTACCTCTCAGTCCTAG
- the LOC136155465 gene encoding olfactory receptor 1I1-like, producing the protein MEPENQTAVSEFLLLGLSEKPEHQIFLFGLFLFMYLVTVFGNLLITLAIITDSHLHTPMYFFLSNLSLIDIFFSSTTVPKMLVNLWTQSKAIPFAGCLAQMYAFHLFGTMDSFLLAVMAIDRFMAIVHPLRYLAIMSPRVCGLLVVGSWLITNLQSIVHTSLMAQLTFCAGSEIPHFFCDLMPLLKLSCSDTHTNELVIFAFGIVMGISPLVCKVFSYACIFRTIFRIPSALGKWKAFSTCGSHLTVVTLFYGTIFAVYLQPASPTSSQKDKAAALMYAVIIPMLNPFIYSLRNKDMKAALRKLGGKVAPISPRAE; encoded by the coding sequence ATGGAACCAGAAAACCAAACAGCAGTCTCAGaattcctcctcctgggactCTCAGAAAAGCCAGAGCATCAGATCTTCCTCTTTGGGCTGTTTCTGTTCATGTACCTGGTCACCGTctttggaaacctgctcatcacCCTGGCCATCATCACAGACTCACAcctccacacacccatgtacttcttcctctccaacttgTCCCTCATTGACATCTTCTTCTCTTCCACCACTGTGCCCAAGATGCTGGTGAACCTCTGGACACAAAGCAAAGCCATCCCCTTCGCAGGCTGTCTTGCCCAGATGTATGCCTTCCACCTGTTTGGGACCATGGACAGCTTTCTTCTGGCTGTGATGGCCATTGATCGGTTCATGGCCATTGTCCACCCTCTGCGCTACTTGGCCATCATGAGTCCCCGTGTGTGTGGGCTGCTGGTGGTGGGGTCATGGCTGATCACCAACCTCCAGTCCATTGTCCACACCAGCCTCATGGCTCAGCTGACCTTCTGCGCTGGCTCTGAAATCCcccacttcttctgtgacctcATGCCCCTGCTGAAGCTCTCCtgctcagacacacacaccaacGAGCTGGTGATCTTTGCTTTTGGCATTGTCATGGGCATCAGCCCTCTTGTGTGCAAAGTCTTCTCTTACGCTTGCATTTTTCGGACGATCTTCAGGATCCCTTCTGCTCTTGGCAAATGGAAAGCCTTCTCCACTTGTGGCTCACACCTCACTGTGGTGACACTATTCTATGGCACCATCTTTGCTGTGTATCTGCAGCCGGCATCTCCCACTTCCTCCCAGAAGGACAAGGCAGCTGCCCTGATGTATGCTGTGATCattcccatgctgaacccctttaTCTACAGCCTAAGGAACAAGGACATGAAGGCAGCCCTGAGGAAGCTGGGTGGCAAAGTAGCCCCCATCAGTCCTAGGGCAGAATAG